A window of Pseudomonas alcaliphila JAB1 genomic DNA:
GCCTTCACCGAGAAGCTCTACAAGAACGTCCCGGTGCTCGACACTGGCGCCCGCGGCTCGACCATCACCTTCGTCAACAACGGCATCGGTGACGTGCTGCTGGCCTGGGAGAACGAGGCCTTCCTGGCGCTCAAGGAAGAAGGCGGGGACAACTTCGAGATCGTCGCGCCTTCGCTGTCGATCCTCGCCGAACCGCCGGTGAGCGTGGTCGATCAGAACGTCGACAAGAAAGGCACCCGCAAAGTCGCCGAGGCCTACCTCAACTACCTGTACAGCGAGGAAGGCCAGCGCATCGCCGCCAAGCACTTCTACCGCCCACGCAATCAGGCGGTGGCGGCCGAGTTCGCCAAGCAGTTCCCGCAGCTCAAGCTGGTGACCATCGACGCTGACTTCGACGGCTGGAAGAGCGCGCAGCCGAAGTTCTTCAAGGATGGCGGCGTGTTCGACCAGATCTACCAGGCCCACTAGCCCGTAGGGTGTCGCGGGGCCGCCTAGGCCGTGCGCACCAGTGCACGGCCCGCCAGATCGTCGCAGCCAGTGGCGGGTTTCACCCGCCCTACCAAGGAGCTTGCATGTCTCGTCGTACTTCCCCCGTCATACCCGGCTTCGGGCTGACGCTGGGTTACACCCTGGTGTACCTCAGCCTGTTGGTGCTGATTCCCCTGGGTGCCATGTTCGTCCACGCTGCCCAGCTCACCTGGGATCAGTTCTGGGCAATCATTTCCTCACCGCGCGTGCTGGCCGCGCTGAAGCTGAGCTTCGGCACCGCTTTTCTCGCGGCTGTTATCAACGGCGTGATTGGCACCCTGCTGGCCTGGGTGCTGGTGCGCTACACCTTCCCGGGTCGCAAGATCATCGAAGCGATGATCGACCTGCCGTTCGCCCTGCCCACGGCCGTTGCCGGTATCGCCCTGACTGCGCTCTATGCGCCTAACGGTTTGATCGGCCAGTTCGCCACGGCCCTGGGTTTCAAGATTGCCTATACGCCGCTGGGCATCACCCTGGCGCTGACCTTCGTCACCCTGCCCTTCGTTGTGCGCACCCTGCAGCCGGTGCTGGCCGACATCCCGCGCGAGGTCGAGGAAGCCGCCGCCTGCCTCGGTGCCAAGCCGCTGCAGGTGGCGCGCCACGTGCTGCTGCCGGCGCTGCTGCCGGCCTGGCTGACCGGCTTCGCCCTGGCCTTCGCCCGCGGCGTCGGCGAGTACGGCTCGGTGATCTTCATCGCCGGCAATATGCCGATGAAGACCGAGATCCTGCCGCTGCTGATCATGGTGCAACTGGACCAGTACAACTACGCCGGCGCCACCGCCATTGGTGTGCTGATGCTGGTGGTGTCGTTCATCCTGCTGCTGCTGATCAACCTGCTGCAGCGCCGCATCAGCCGTTCTTGAGGAGCCAGGCATGTCATCTGCAACCCTGACGGCCAGCGCCGCCAACAACGCCGCGCGTCGCGGCAACGCCCTGGGCCGCCGCCTGCTGATCGTTTCGGCCTGGCTGGTATTCGCCTTCTTC
This region includes:
- the cysT gene encoding sulfate ABC transporter permease subunit CysT; translation: MSRRTSPVIPGFGLTLGYTLVYLSLLVLIPLGAMFVHAAQLTWDQFWAIISSPRVLAALKLSFGTAFLAAVINGVIGTLLAWVLVRYTFPGRKIIEAMIDLPFALPTAVAGIALTALYAPNGLIGQFATALGFKIAYTPLGITLALTFVTLPFVVRTLQPVLADIPREVEEAAACLGAKPLQVARHVLLPALLPAWLTGFALAFARGVGEYGSVIFIAGNMPMKTEILPLLIMVQLDQYNYAGATAIGVLMLVVSFILLLLINLLQRRISRS